In one window of Gemmatimonadota bacterium DNA:
- a CDS encoding tryptophan 7-halogenase yields the protein MTIKTDVAIIGGGPGGTTAAMYLLREGLRPLIIERDQFPRYHIGESMTGECGGILRDLGLEEKMRTARHPAKQGVKVFGPTGKNGWFVPVMARTARTPSHRPSPGRCAVPSSTR from the coding sequence CGTCGCCATCATCGGCGGCGGCCCCGGAGGGACCACGGCCGCGATGTACCTCCTGCGCGAGGGACTTCGCCCCCTGATCATCGAACGGGACCAGTTTCCCCGCTATCATATCGGCGAATCGATGACCGGGGAATGCGGCGGGATCCTGCGCGATCTGGGCCTCGAGGAGAAGATGCGCACCGCGCGGCACCCGGCCAAGCAGGGCGTGAAGGTCTTCGGCCCCACCGGGAAGAACGGCTGGTTCGTCCCGGTCATGGCGCGGACCGCCCGGACACCCTCACACCGGCCTTCACCTGGCAGGTGCGCCGTTCCGAGTTCGACAAGATGA
- a CDS encoding tryptophan 7-halogenase, which yields MRRSEFDKMMLDEAMARGAEFLRAEAVEVLQDDEGGVCGVLVRHPDGQTERVEARVTLDVSGKRTFFAHQGLTSDKVPGRYDKQVAIFSQVANPLRDHGPERSDHPDNTLIFYKSKFHWAWFIPLDDETVSLGVVAPGAYFAEKKESREAYLKRELQELNPELTRRLVDTTLTEEARAIPNYSYHCRTFTGKGWIAIGDAHRFIDPIFSFGLYVSMQEARLAAPVIRACFDDQLPREGNPFKAHQDRLERGLDNVQALIDGFWENPIGFAHLVHQSSCRDDIIDLFAGRIYPEEQSPGLRQLIKLAATARPVAEPEGSAA from the coding sequence GTGCGCCGTTCCGAGTTCGACAAGATGATGCTCGACGAGGCCATGGCCCGCGGGGCCGAGTTCCTCCGGGCGGAAGCGGTCGAGGTGCTCCAGGACGACGAGGGCGGCGTCTGCGGCGTCCTGGTCCGGCACCCCGACGGGCAGACCGAGCGGGTCGAGGCGCGGGTCACGCTGGATGTCAGCGGCAAGCGCACCTTCTTTGCCCACCAGGGCCTGACCTCGGACAAGGTTCCGGGCCGCTACGACAAGCAGGTGGCCATCTTCTCCCAGGTGGCCAACCCGCTCCGCGATCACGGCCCGGAACGGTCCGATCACCCCGACAACACCCTCATCTTCTACAAGAGCAAGTTCCACTGGGCCTGGTTCATCCCCCTCGACGACGAGACCGTGAGCCTGGGCGTGGTGGCGCCTGGCGCCTACTTCGCCGAGAAGAAGGAGAGCCGCGAGGCCTACCTCAAGCGGGAGCTGCAGGAGCTGAACCCCGAACTCACCCGGCGGCTGGTCGACACCACGCTCACCGAGGAGGCCCGGGCCATTCCCAACTACTCCTATCACTGCCGCACCTTCACCGGGAAGGGGTGGATCGCCATCGGCGACGCCCACCGCTTCATCGACCCGATCTTCTCCTTCGGGCTCTACGTGTCCATGCAGGAGGCGCGGCTGGCCGCGCCGGTCATCCGCGCCTGTTTCGACGATCAGCTGCCCCGGGAGGGCAACCCGTTCAAGGCGCACCAGGACCGGCTGGAGCGCGGTCTCGACAACGTGCAGGCGCTGATCGACGGCTTCTGGGAGAACCCGATCGGCTTCGCGCACCTGGTGCACCAGTCGTCCTGCCGGGACGACATCATCGATCTCTTCGCGGGGCGGATCTACCCCGAGGAGCAGAGCCCCGGCCTCCGGCAGCTCATCAAGCTGGCCGCCACGGCGCGCCCGGTGGCCGAGCCCGAGGGCAGCGCCGCCTGA
- a CDS encoding tryptophan 7-halogenase → MVQPVEERFDVAIIGGGPGGASAATILARAGKRVVVFERARFPRFMIGESLLPGGWDLWRRLGVVDKFAAEGFTVKQGINFGMFNQKPPVVLMTAEFPEYFEKPWTYHVERARFDEVMLDHAAESGADVRQEWSVAEVLFEGNTAIGVMAGPNGAPAHPVYASVVIDASGRDCHIARQFGWRRPHPELNKISHFSHFTGAFRRDPKDIITIGEVIPNSVTTDIHTIEGGWVWYIPLKDDVTSVGVVLDARFAKTLGESPQERFDQAIASCDCVREWMTGATQTMEMKTISSIAYLTDHFVGNGFVLVGDAAVFIDPVFSAGVTLATRGGVYAADAILDCFAHGNDFSAARLAVYEERVRHPLERIVKMIYNWYRILEKKDANSIFSRAREIPMLRERFITLLSGGYDKVDMESIMKAAGEPEDSYLLR, encoded by the coding sequence ATGGTGCAACCCGTTGAGGAGCGGTTTGACGTGGCAATCATCGGCGGCGGGCCCGGCGGAGCGAGCGCCGCGACCATCCTGGCCCGTGCCGGCAAGCGCGTGGTGGTCTTCGAGCGGGCGCGGTTCCCGCGCTTCATGATCGGGGAGTCGCTGCTGCCCGGCGGCTGGGACCTCTGGCGCCGCCTCGGCGTGGTGGACAAGTTCGCGGCCGAGGGCTTCACGGTGAAGCAGGGCATCAACTTCGGGATGTTCAACCAGAAGCCGCCGGTGGTGCTGATGACGGCGGAGTTTCCCGAGTACTTCGAGAAGCCGTGGACCTACCACGTGGAGCGGGCCCGGTTCGACGAGGTGATGCTCGACCACGCGGCGGAGAGCGGGGCAGACGTGCGCCAGGAGTGGTCGGTGGCCGAGGTGCTGTTCGAGGGGAACACCGCGATCGGCGTCATGGCCGGCCCCAACGGGGCCCCGGCCCACCCGGTGTACGCGTCGGTCGTGATCGACGCCTCCGGGCGCGACTGCCACATCGCCCGGCAGTTCGGCTGGCGGCGGCCCCACCCCGAGCTCAACAAGATCAGCCACTTCAGCCACTTCACCGGGGCCTTCCGGCGCGACCCGAAGGACATCATCACCATCGGCGAGGTGATTCCCAACTCGGTGACCACCGACATTCACACCATCGAGGGCGGCTGGGTCTGGTACATCCCCCTCAAGGATGACGTGACCAGCGTCGGCGTGGTGCTCGATGCCCGGTTCGCGAAGACCCTGGGCGAGTCGCCACAGGAGCGCTTCGACCAGGCGATCGCCAGCTGTGACTGCGTGCGCGAGTGGATGACCGGGGCGACGCAGACGATGGAGATGAAGACCATCTCCAGCATCGCCTACCTCACGGACCACTTCGTGGGCAACGGCTTCGTGCTGGTGGGCGATGCCGCGGTCTTCATCGACCCGGTGTTCTCGGCCGGCGTGACCCTGGCCACCCGGGGCGGCGTGTACGCCGCCGACGCGATCCTGGACTGCTTCGCGCACGGGAATGACTTCAGTGCCGCCCGCCTGGCCGTCTACGAGGAGCGGGTCCGGCATCCGCTCGAGCGGATCGTGAAGATGATCTACAACTGGTACCGGATCCTGGAGAAGAAGGACGCCAACAGCATCTTCAGCCGGGCCCGGGAGATCCCGATGCTCCGCGAGCGGTTCATCACCCTGCTCTCCGGCGGGTACGACAAGGTGGACATGGAGTCCATCATGAAGGCGGCCGGGGAGCCGGAGGACAGCTACCTCCTCCGCTAG
- a CDS encoding sulfate adenylyltransferase subunit 2 translates to MDHLDQLEAKSVHIFREAYANFKSLCMLWSIGKDSTVLLWLARKAFYGHVPFPLVHIDTAFKIPEMIAYRDRLAAEWNLNLIYGQNVAALEAKRTFPDGAIDRIACCGALKTEALKKTLSGEWPRWKFNHAKKGYEIDRNSEPYTGVIVGARADEEGSRSKERYFSPRNQQSTWDVGDQPPEFWNQYKTDFAPGTHLRIHPLLDWTELNIWEYIERENIPTVSLYYDHGTGIRYRSLGCGPCTKPVESTSRNVQEIIAELKTGKFANIAERAGRAQDKDDGGGLETLRRDGYM, encoded by the coding sequence ATGGACCACCTCGACCAGCTCGAGGCGAAGAGCGTCCACATCTTCCGCGAGGCCTACGCGAACTTCAAGAGCCTCTGCATGCTGTGGTCCATCGGCAAGGACTCGACGGTGCTGCTGTGGCTGGCGCGGAAGGCCTTCTACGGCCACGTGCCGTTCCCGCTGGTGCACATCGACACCGCGTTCAAGATCCCGGAGATGATCGCCTACCGCGACCGGCTGGCCGCGGAGTGGAACCTCAACCTGATCTACGGCCAGAACGTCGCGGCCCTCGAAGCCAAGCGGACCTTCCCGGACGGCGCGATCGACCGCATCGCCTGCTGCGGCGCGCTCAAGACCGAGGCCCTCAAGAAGACGCTCTCGGGCGAGTGGCCGCGGTGGAAGTTCAACCACGCCAAGAAGGGCTACGAGATCGACCGCAACAGCGAGCCCTATACCGGCGTGATCGTGGGGGCCCGGGCCGACGAGGAAGGCAGCCGCTCCAAGGAGCGGTACTTCTCGCCCCGCAACCAGCAGAGCACCTGGGACGTCGGGGACCAGCCGCCCGAGTTCTGGAACCAGTACAAGACCGACTTCGCGCCCGGCACGCACCTGCGGATCCACCCGCTGCTCGACTGGACCGAACTCAACATCTGGGAGTACATCGAGCGCGAGAACATCCCCACCGTGTCGCTCTACTACGACCACGGCACCGGGATCCGGTACCGCTCCCTCGGCTGCGGGCCCTGCACCAAGCCGGTGGAGTCGACCTCCCGGAACGTCCAGGAGATCATCGCGGAGCTCAAGACCGGCAAGTTCGCCAACATCGCCGAGCGCGCCGGCCGCGCCCAGGACAAGGACGATGGGGGCGGGCTGGAGACGCTGCGCCGCGACGGCTACATGTAG
- the cysQ gene encoding 3'(2'),5'-bisphosphate nucleotidase CysQ yields MVGAVEQATDGGVVTVSPDALVRLCALAVEAGRATLVHYHAGVKVEQKGDKGPVTAADHAAHAVIAAGLAAWDPGVPVISEEAELPGYEARRAWPRFWLVDPLDGTKEFIQRNGEFTVNIALIDGGVPVLGVIYAPALDLLYYAGHGLGSWKREGGGPPVRITSRPPLPQHALRVAESRSHPSKELEAYLQTIQVAERVPAGSSLKFCWVAEGKADIYPRLGPTMEWDVAAGDCIFRNSGEGRPRRSALVYNQPELKNQGFVIGLADSELETGSGAGRVIWFTGLSGSGKSTIARRVVEALEARGAAVEYLDGDAIRDIFPATGFTRPERDAHIRRVGWVASRLERHGVTVIASLVSPYEESRRFVRGLAGRFVEVWVSTPFDECARRDIKGLYARALRGEIKHFTGLDDPYEPPSAPELSMDTTHLTVDEAVARVLRYLEEHDA; encoded by the coding sequence ATGGTAGGCGCGGTGGAGCAGGCCACCGACGGCGGCGTGGTCACGGTCAGTCCCGACGCGCTGGTCCGGCTCTGCGCCCTCGCGGTGGAGGCCGGCCGCGCCACGCTGGTCCACTACCACGCCGGCGTCAAAGTGGAGCAGAAGGGCGACAAGGGCCCGGTGACGGCGGCCGACCACGCCGCCCACGCCGTCATCGCGGCCGGGCTCGCCGCCTGGGACCCCGGCGTGCCGGTGATCTCCGAGGAAGCGGAGCTGCCCGGCTACGAGGCGCGCCGGGCCTGGCCGCGGTTCTGGCTGGTCGACCCGCTCGACGGCACCAAGGAGTTCATCCAGCGGAACGGCGAGTTCACCGTCAACATCGCCCTGATCGACGGCGGAGTGCCGGTGCTGGGCGTGATCTACGCCCCGGCCCTGGACCTGTTGTACTACGCCGGCCACGGCCTCGGCAGCTGGAAGCGGGAGGGCGGCGGCCCGCCGGTCCGCATCACCTCCCGCCCGCCACTGCCCCAGCATGCCCTCCGCGTGGCGGAGAGCCGGTCCCATCCCTCCAAGGAGCTGGAAGCGTACCTCCAGACCATCCAGGTCGCGGAGCGGGTCCCGGCGGGCAGCTCGCTCAAGTTCTGCTGGGTGGCCGAGGGCAAGGCCGACATCTACCCCCGTCTCGGGCCCACCATGGAGTGGGACGTGGCCGCGGGCGACTGCATCTTCCGGAATTCCGGGGAGGGCCGGCCGCGGCGCTCCGCGCTGGTGTACAACCAGCCGGAGCTGAAGAACCAGGGGTTCGTGATCGGCCTGGCCGACAGCGAGCTCGAGACCGGCAGCGGGGCGGGGCGGGTGATCTGGTTCACCGGACTCTCCGGCTCGGGGAAGAGCACCATCGCCCGCCGGGTGGTGGAGGCGCTGGAGGCGCGCGGCGCGGCGGTCGAGTACCTCGACGGCGACGCCATCCGCGACATCTTCCCGGCCACCGGCTTCACCCGGCCCGAGCGCGACGCGCACATCCGTCGGGTGGGCTGGGTGGCCAGCCGGCTGGAGCGGCACGGGGTGACGGTCATCGCCTCGCTGGTCTCGCCCTACGAGGAGTCGCGCCGCTTCGTGCGCGGGCTCGCGGGCCGGTTCGTCGAGGTGTGGGTCTCCACCCCGTTCGACGAGTGCGCCCGGCGCGACATCAAGGGGCTGTACGCCCGGGCGCTGCGGGGCGAGATCAAGCACTTCACCGGCCTGGACGATCCCTACGAGCCGCCCAGCGCGCCGGAACTGAGCATGGATACCACGCACCTGACGGTGGACGAGGCCGTCGCCCGGGTGCTTCGCTACCTGGAGGAACACGACGCATGA
- a CDS encoding adenylyl-sulfate kinase: MTSSTLPAQSAGVRAEDTLKERMNIVIGGHVDHGKSTVVGRLLADTGSLPEGKLEAVKALCERTAKPFEYAFLLDALKDEQSQGITIDAARVFFKTARRHYIIIDAPGHIEFLKNMITGASRAEAALLVIDAKEGVQENSRRHGYMMSMLGIRQLAVLVNKMDLVGYSQAHFDGIVREYSEFLAKIGVHPACFIPAAGREGDNIAARSAAMPWYSGPTVLEALDQFHTERPALDKPFRMPVQDVYKFTAQGDERRIIAGTVETGVLRVGDEVVFYPSGKKARVKTIEAFNRPPQEVAFAGQAAGFTLAEQIYVGRGEVATVADQGKPEVTTRLRVSLFWLGKQPLVKKKDYMIKIGTARVPCRLEELHRVIDASNLNASETKDRIDRHDVAECTLKLNRPVAFDLADELAATSRFVLVDDYEIRGGGIIREALADRQSDIREKVMLRNFKWEPSIIPPERRAEKFSQKASLILITGARDADRKTLAKDLEARLFEDGRVVYYLGMASVVYGVDADIARKSENRAEHLRRLGEVSNILIDAGAILIVTAQELTQDDLEVVKTAVDPDRIELVWVGDHVTTDVSYDLILGDQEASSEGVDRIKRLLQDKGLLFRPW, encoded by the coding sequence ATGACTTCCTCGACCCTGCCCGCCCAGTCCGCCGGTGTCCGCGCCGAGGACACCCTGAAGGAACGGATGAACATCGTGATCGGCGGCCACGTCGACCACGGCAAGAGCACGGTCGTGGGCCGGCTGCTCGCCGACACCGGCTCGCTCCCCGAGGGGAAGCTCGAGGCGGTCAAGGCGCTGTGCGAGCGGACCGCGAAGCCGTTCGAGTACGCCTTCCTGCTCGACGCCCTCAAGGACGAGCAGTCACAGGGCATCACGATCGACGCGGCCCGGGTCTTCTTCAAGACCGCCAGGCGGCACTACATCATCATCGACGCGCCGGGGCACATCGAGTTCCTCAAGAACATGATCACCGGCGCCTCGCGCGCCGAGGCTGCCCTGCTGGTCATCGACGCCAAGGAAGGGGTGCAGGAGAACAGCCGCCGGCACGGGTACATGATGTCCATGCTCGGCATCCGCCAGCTGGCGGTGCTGGTGAACAAGATGGACCTGGTGGGCTACAGCCAGGCCCACTTCGACGGGATCGTCCGGGAGTACTCGGAATTCCTGGCCAAGATCGGGGTGCACCCCGCCTGCTTCATCCCGGCCGCCGGCCGCGAGGGCGACAACATCGCCGCGCGCTCGGCCGCGATGCCGTGGTACAGCGGCCCCACCGTGCTCGAGGCCCTGGACCAGTTCCACACCGAGCGGCCGGCGCTGGACAAGCCGTTCCGCATGCCGGTGCAGGACGTCTACAAGTTCACGGCGCAGGGCGACGAACGGCGCATCATCGCGGGCACCGTCGAGACCGGGGTGCTCCGGGTGGGCGACGAGGTGGTCTTCTACCCGTCGGGCAAGAAGGCGCGGGTGAAGACGATCGAGGCCTTCAACCGTCCGCCGCAGGAGGTGGCCTTCGCGGGCCAGGCGGCCGGGTTCACGCTGGCCGAGCAGATCTACGTGGGCCGGGGCGAGGTGGCCACGGTCGCGGACCAGGGCAAGCCCGAGGTCACCACCCGCCTGCGGGTGAGCCTGTTCTGGCTGGGCAAGCAGCCGCTGGTCAAGAAGAAGGACTACATGATCAAGATCGGCACCGCGCGGGTGCCGTGCCGGCTGGAGGAGCTGCATCGGGTCATCGACGCCAGCAACCTGAACGCGAGCGAGACGAAGGACCGCATCGACCGCCACGACGTGGCCGAATGCACCCTCAAGCTCAACCGGCCGGTGGCGTTCGACCTGGCCGACGAGCTGGCGGCGACGTCGCGCTTCGTGCTGGTGGACGACTACGAGATCCGCGGCGGCGGCATTATCCGCGAGGCGCTGGCCGACCGGCAGTCGGACATCCGCGAGAAGGTGATGCTGCGGAACTTCAAGTGGGAACCGAGCATCATCCCGCCGGAGCGGCGCGCCGAGAAGTTCAGCCAGAAGGCCTCGCTGATCCTGATCACCGGCGCGCGCGACGCCGACCGGAAGACGCTCGCCAAGGACCTCGAGGCGCGCCTGTTCGAGGACGGCCGGGTGGTCTACTACCTGGGCATGGCGAGCGTGGTCTACGGGGTGGACGCCGACATCGCCCGCAAGTCGGAGAACCGGGCGGAGCATCTCCGCCGGCTCGGCGAGGTCTCGAACATCCTCATCGACGCGGGCGCGATCCTCATCGTCACCGCGCAGGAGTTGACCCAGGACGACCTCGAGGTGGTCAAGACCGCGGTCGATCCCGACCGGATCGAGCTGGTCTGGGTGGGCGACCACGTGACCACCGACGTGAGCTACGACCTGATCCTCGGTGACCAGGAAGCCTCCTCGGAGGGCGTGGACCGGATCAAGCGCCTGCTGCAGGACAAGGGCCTCCTCTTCCGCCCATGGTAG
- a CDS encoding decaprenyl-phosphate phosphoribosyltransferase: MATSAPLARSAVLAAWIRLLRPQQWVKNAFVLTPLVFSGKFLQGEAVEQALAAFCAFCLVASGVYAGNDVVDRHADRAHPVKRNRPVAAGIIPVGGALAMALSAVVLALAIGVAVHPALAGIIAAYLGLNVLYTLWLKHMVLLDVFTIAAFFVLRLLAGATAIAVAPSIWLLLCGGLLALYLGFAKRRHELVLLGTQSSEHRSVLSEYSPMFLDQMSTVLLAVTVVSYIMYTVSQEKLAEVGSYALTGSTVFVLYGVFRYLYLVHQRQGGSPTETLLTDRSLMVAVVLWFAYCGMVIYLPL, translated from the coding sequence GTGGCCACCTCCGCGCCCCTCGCCCGCTCCGCGGTGCTCGCGGCCTGGATCCGCCTGCTGCGGCCGCAGCAGTGGGTCAAGAACGCCTTCGTGCTCACCCCGCTGGTCTTCTCCGGCAAGTTCCTGCAGGGGGAGGCGGTGGAGCAGGCGCTGGCCGCCTTCTGCGCCTTCTGCCTCGTGGCGAGCGGCGTGTATGCCGGCAACGACGTGGTGGACCGGCACGCGGACCGGGCCCACCCGGTCAAGCGGAACCGGCCGGTGGCGGCGGGGATCATCCCGGTGGGCGGGGCCCTCGCCATGGCGCTCTCGGCCGTCGTGCTCGCGCTTGCCATCGGGGTGGCGGTGCACCCGGCGCTGGCCGGGATCATCGCGGCCTACCTGGGCCTCAACGTGCTCTACACCCTGTGGCTCAAGCACATGGTGCTGCTCGACGTCTTCACCATCGCGGCCTTCTTCGTGCTTCGCCTGCTGGCGGGCGCCACGGCGATCGCCGTGGCCCCGTCGATCTGGCTGCTGCTCTGCGGCGGGCTGCTGGCGCTCTACCTCGGCTTCGCCAAGCGGCGGCACGAGCTGGTGCTGCTCGGCACCCAGTCCTCGGAGCACCGCAGCGTGCTGTCCGAGTACAGCCCGATGTTCCTGGACCAGATGTCCACCGTGCTGCTGGCGGTCACGGTCGTGTCCTACATCATGTACACGGTGTCCCAGGAAAAGCTGGCCGAGGTGGGATCGTACGCCCTGACCGGGAGCACGGTCTTCGTGCTCTACGGGGTCTTCCGCTACCTGTACCTGGTGCACCAGCGACAGGGGGGGAGTCCGACCGAGACGCTGCTCACCGACCGCTCCCTCATGGTGGCGGTGGTGCTGTGGTTTGCCTACTGCGGCATGGTGATCTACCTGCCCCTCTGA
- a CDS encoding glycosyltransferase family 2 protein, translated as MSVIVPVFNGTRVLPRALAALAASDLPRACWELIVVDDGSTDDTPGVASRWADLVVRIPGVPHGPGYARNRGVEAARGEVVVFIDADVVVHPDTLRRIAWVFAHDPGLGALFGSYDDRPPAPGLVSRYRNLLHHWHHQQNPGPAETFWAGCGAVRRRVFLAAGKFDEWHYRRPSIEDIELGHRIALIGERILLRPEIQCAHLKQWTLWNVVRTDIKDRGIPWMRLLLQEGKLGQRRSLNLKPIEKINTALVGLAVLALAAAVALRDPRWLLVVPAVAAFVGLANLRFYGFLVRAGGLGFALGAFPIHLLYYIVNGVCAAGGYVAHHLIGEPAPEAAVQAYAEVGVRRWPPIPARAPIGAWAPR; from the coding sequence ATGTCGGTGATCGTCCCCGTGTTCAACGGGACGCGCGTGCTGCCCAGGGCGCTCGCGGCGCTTGCCGCCAGCGACCTGCCGCGGGCGTGCTGGGAACTGATCGTCGTGGATGACGGCAGCACCGACGACACCCCCGGGGTGGCCTCGCGGTGGGCGGACCTGGTGGTGCGCATTCCCGGCGTGCCGCACGGGCCCGGGTACGCGCGGAACCGCGGGGTCGAAGCCGCCCGGGGCGAGGTGGTCGTGTTCATCGACGCCGACGTGGTGGTCCACCCCGACACGCTGCGGCGGATCGCCTGGGTATTCGCCCACGATCCGGGGCTCGGCGCCCTGTTCGGTTCGTACGACGACCGCCCCCCGGCTCCTGGGCTGGTGTCCCGCTATCGCAACCTGCTGCACCACTGGCATCACCAGCAGAACCCCGGGCCGGCGGAGACCTTCTGGGCCGGCTGCGGGGCGGTCCGTCGGCGGGTGTTCCTGGCAGCGGGGAAGTTCGACGAGTGGCACTACCGCAGGCCGAGCATCGAGGACATCGAGCTGGGCCATCGCATCGCGCTGATCGGCGAGCGGATCCTGCTGCGGCCGGAGATCCAGTGTGCGCACCTCAAGCAATGGACGCTGTGGAACGTGGTCCGGACGGACATCAAGGACCGCGGCATCCCGTGGATGCGGCTGCTGCTGCAGGAGGGGAAGCTGGGCCAGCGGCGCTCGCTCAACCTCAAGCCGATCGAGAAGATCAACACCGCGCTGGTGGGACTCGCGGTGCTGGCGCTCGCGGCGGCGGTGGCGCTGCGGGACCCGCGCTGGCTGCTGGTGGTGCCGGCTGTTGCGGCCTTCGTGGGCCTCGCCAACCTCCGGTTCTACGGCTTCCTGGTGCGCGCCGGCGGGCTCGGGTTCGCCTTGGGCGCGTTCCCGATCCACCTGCTCTACTACATTGTGAACGGCGTCTGCGCCGCGGGCGGATACGTGGCGCACCACCTGATCGGCGAGCCGGCCCCGGAGGCGGCGGTGCAGGCTTACGCCGAGGTCGGGGTGCGTCGCTGGCCGCCGATCCCGGCGCGGGCCCCGATCGGGGCCTGGGCGCCGCGATGA
- a CDS encoding polysaccharide deacetylase family protein: MRAILTYHSLDGSGSPISVAPEAFGRHVAWLVSGRVRVVDLAELQALPPEADAVALTFDDAFQNFVAVAAPLLRAHRLPATVYVVPGHVGGTNAWGGVSDPRVPTLPLADWDALGRLVEAGVRLGAHTRSHPHLTRVPPAQLADELVGAQEAIRQATGQRPDCIAYPYGDVDATVAARAAATYRLGVTTELRAMGAREDPLRLPRLDMYYLRDPGRLEAWGSTAFAGRLWLRAQARRLRATLDSAGGGW; the protein is encoded by the coding sequence ATGCGCGCGATCCTGACCTATCACTCGCTCGACGGATCGGGCTCCCCGATCTCGGTGGCCCCGGAGGCGTTCGGCCGCCACGTGGCCTGGCTGGTCTCGGGCCGGGTCCGGGTGGTGGACCTGGCGGAGCTGCAGGCGCTGCCGCCGGAGGCCGACGCGGTGGCGCTGACGTTCGACGATGCGTTCCAGAACTTCGTCGCCGTGGCCGCGCCGCTGCTTCGGGCGCATCGGCTGCCTGCGACGGTGTACGTGGTGCCGGGGCACGTGGGTGGCACCAATGCGTGGGGCGGGGTCAGCGACCCGCGGGTGCCCACGCTGCCGCTGGCGGACTGGGATGCGCTCGGCCGGCTGGTGGAGGCGGGGGTGCGGCTGGGCGCGCACACCCGGAGCCACCCGCACCTGACCCGGGTGCCGCCGGCCCAGCTCGCGGACGAGCTCGTCGGGGCGCAGGAGGCCATCCGCCAGGCCACCGGGCAGCGGCCGGACTGCATCGCCTATCCCTACGGGGACGTCGATGCCACCGTGGCCGCGCGGGCGGCCGCGACGTACCGGCTGGGGGTGACGACGGAACTGCGGGCGATGGGCGCGCGGGAGGACCCGCTGCGGCTGCCGCGCCTCGACATGTACTACCTGCGGGACCCGGGCCGGCTGGAGGCCTGGGGCAGCACGGCCTTCGCCGGCCGGCTGTGGCTCCGGGCCCAGGCCCGGCGGCTCCGCGCGACACTGGATTCGGCAGGGGGAGGCTGGTGA
- a CDS encoding GDP-mannose 4,6-dehydratase — MRVFITGGAGFIGSHLAERLLARGDRVLVLDDLSTGTMDNIQHLVGQPGFEYRIGTALDLPLVTECVDRCDVTVHLAAAVGVKLIVERPVHTIETNVGCTEAVLDAAAKKQKLVLVASTSEVYGKSGKIPFSEEDDLQLGPTSHSRWAYACSKALDEWLALAYLREKKVPVILARFFNTVGPRQTGRYGMVLPNFAAQALAGDPITVYGTGTQSRCFGHVNDAVESILRLIATPAAVGEVFNVGNDEEVTILQLAERVRAAAGSSSEIRLVPYNEAYPEGFEDMHRRVPDVRKLERAIGFRPRTPLVQIIADVLADQKLRLAAR; from the coding sequence ATGCGGGTATTCATCACGGGCGGCGCGGGGTTCATCGGATCCCACCTGGCCGAGCGGCTGCTGGCGCGGGGCGACCGGGTGCTGGTCCTCGATGACCTCTCCACGGGCACGATGGACAACATCCAGCACCTGGTCGGGCAGCCGGGCTTCGAGTACCGGATCGGCACCGCGCTCGACCTCCCGCTGGTCACCGAGTGCGTGGACCGGTGCGACGTGACCGTCCACCTGGCCGCCGCCGTGGGCGTCAAGCTGATCGTGGAGCGCCCGGTCCACACCATCGAGACCAACGTCGGCTGCACCGAGGCGGTCCTCGACGCCGCCGCCAAGAAGCAGAAGCTGGTGCTGGTGGCGAGCACCTCGGAGGTCTACGGCAAGAGCGGCAAGATCCCCTTCAGCGAAGAAGACGACCTGCAGCTCGGCCCGACCAGTCACAGCCGCTGGGCGTACGCCTGCTCCAAGGCGCTGGACGAGTGGCTCGCGCTGGCGTACCTGCGGGAGAAGAAGGTGCCGGTGATCCTGGCCCGCTTCTTCAATACCGTCGGCCCGCGGCAGACGGGGCGCTACGGCATGGTGCTCCCCAACTTCGCCGCGCAGGCCCTGGCGGGGGATCCGATCACGGTCTACGGCACCGGCACGCAGTCGCGCTGCTTCGGCCACGTCAACGACGCGGTGGAGTCCATCCTGCGGCTGATCGCGACGCCCGCGGCCGTGGGAGAGGTGTTCAACGTCGGCAACGACGAGGAAGTGACGATCCTGCAGCTGGCCGAGCGGGTGCGCGCCGCGGCGGGCTCGAGTTCCGAGATCCGGCTGGTGCCGTACAACGAGGCGTATCCGGAAGGGTTCGAGGACATGCACCGCCGGGTGCCGGATGTGCGGAAGCTGGAACGGGCGATCGGCTTCCGTCCCCGCACGCCGCTGGTGCAGATCATCGCCGACGTGCTGGCGGACCAGAAGCTGAGGCTGGCGGCACGGTAG